The Piliocolobus tephrosceles isolate RC106 chromosome 16, ASM277652v3, whole genome shotgun sequence DNA window TTCCAGGTGAAGACACCACCCCTGGCCATCAGGATGCCACCCTGTCTCCACTAGACAGAGTAGGGCGAGAGTTCCACGATCTCCAATAGGTAGGGACTATGCCCCAAGTTGGCATGAAGCAGTAACagtccctctgcctcccataaaGATTGATGGGGGTCATGTCTCTCAGGAGGGAGAcggggcaggagaatagggtctggagtcaGGGAACCTAAGGGTTCacctgacttcctagaactaaatcaaaaggaaaaccccaactttctgcacctaagtaacaaaaggatcagagacTACTCCCTGTGCAACTCCCACTCCTCACTTTCTTCTTGGAGATGGAAAACGTtttgaaagtacctctgattgtCTTTCCATAACCAATCCGACGTTTGCTTAggagtgtaactttgtaacttcagcctctgattggtcatggaaagcaaccaatcagactaATTGCGGGCCAAATCTTCTTTTGCATAGGCGTGTAACTTTGTAGCTTCACTTTAGCCTTTGATTGGTTGTGGAAAGCAACCAGACTAATTGCAGGCCAAATCTTCTTTTACATAGGAGTGTaacctttgtaacttcacttcagcctccgattggttgctttccacaaccaatcagactgattgtgGCACCACTTCATTTACATGGGGTGAACAACAAGTGGCCAAAGGGCAACCTCTAGGAGGTATTTGGACCCCAGAAGATTCTACAGCAGGGGCTCTTGAGCCTCAATGCTGGGGTCTGCTCCCACCCTGTGGAATgcactttcattttcaataaatctctgcttttgttgcttcactctttctttcttgctttgtttgtgcgttttgtataattctttgttcaaaatgacAAGAACcggccgtgtgtggtggctcacgcctgtaatcccagcactttgggaagctgaggcaggtggatcacctgaggtcaggagttatagaccagcccggccaacatggcgaaaccccctctctactaaaaatacaaaaaaattagcaggaagtggtggcgcacacctattatcccagctacttgggagtctgagtcaggagaactgcttgaacccgggaggcggaggttgcagtgagctgagattgtgccattgcactccagcctgggcaacagagccagactctgtctaaaaaaaaaaaaaaaaaaaagacaagaaccTGGACATCCTCCACCCGTAataagccaagactgtgccacagcactccagcctgggcgacagagtgagactctgtctcaaaataattaaaatacaacaaCCGCAGAAGTAGAAACTAAAAAAACCACCTTTGTGGGGTGGATGTGGCCTTGGGGGTACCAGTTTGCAGACCTTGTGTCAAGCGGCCTAGGACCTAATCTGTATCCTTTGTTACCTGTCACGGATACTGACCTTACTCGGACCACCGGGATCCTGCCCTGCACCCCACGCTTTAGTTGGCCCACTCCAGCTGGAGGGCATGTTCCCTTCTAGATCATGCTCCTGGTACCCTGGACTCTGGAAATCCCTGTGCAAACAGCCCTGAGCCTGCTTCCAAGGTCTGACTTCCCTCCACCCAGGGCAGCCCTCACTGTTAGAATGAAGGATGGCAGGGTAGGGGGTGTGTGTTTGCCTGAATGCACTGGGAGTCCCCCTTCGGTATGTATGGGATGGAGTCGTGTGGGAATAGAAGCAGCAAGACTACTAGCAAGGGCCCTGCATTTGTACTCTTGCCCCTGGCTAGGCAGTCGTTAGGGGTGGGCCTGCCTGTCACTGCCCCGTGGGTCAGGCTGTAAATAAGAGCGACTCTCGATTCACTCTTTACCCTGGGCCAGGCAGTCCGATGCATCCCATCATTCCTAATACCACTCAGGATGCTGACAAGCAGCAGCCCCGTTTTACAGACCGAGGCACAGAAGCTGAAATAAGTTGCCcatagctagtgagtggcagaggcagggttttaATGGGACAGTCCGTGGCGGAGCCGACTGGCTCCGCCGCCAGCCCCCCTGCGGAATCCGTCGGCGCTCGCCGCCTGGGACCGCCAGCTCGGGGCGGGGCGCCGGCAGGGACCCTCCGCGCCCCTCTCTGTCTGCCGCCCGGGCGGGCCTCCGCGGGGGCGCGAGGAAGGGGTGTTGGGTCGCCAGGGCCCGCCTCCCAGCTGCTCCGGCCGCCGGGGGGCCTGGCGGTGACGGCGGCGCCTGGCGGCGGGGATTTGGCGCGGGCCGGGGGCCGGGGCCCGGGCGCGGGGGCGCGGGGCTGGATTCCTAGGGCCGCGGCGCTTCCCGGCATGCTCCGCTGCAGGCCCGCGCCCGCGCCCGGACTTTGCCATCGGCGGGACTGTCGCGGGATGCGCCCCGGAGCCGCAGCCTGAGGTGGGTGAGCCCCGCCTGGCCGGGCGGGCCGCGGCGAGTGGGGGCGGGGGGCTCGGGGGACGCGGGGCCCGGCCCGGCTGCCTGGGAGAGGGGAGGCCGGCGTCGCAGCTTTGTTCTTGCCGCGGGGCCGCGCGCCCGAAGTTGGGCAAAGGAGTGGGAGCCGCGCCCAGTAGCGCTCCGGGGCCCGTGCGGCGCGTCCTGGGCGGGCTGGGGGTCCCTCCCTCCCACGGACAGAGTGGGCGTCCTGGGTGGACGAGCATGGGGAAGCGGGTAGGGTCTTGGGTCTGTTTTGTCCTTGTGGGTCCAGAACCGGAGGGTAAGGGGGAAagtaagggagagagaaagagacggagagaaacaggaaaactcACTCTTCAAACACACAAAGAAACGCCACGCAGACAGACTGCAGGGAAGGACCGCGAACACACGCTCCGAGAAACACACTCAGCTCACACGCACTGAGAAGCACACTTAAGCCAGACAGGTCACACATAGAAGCACACTCAGAGAAACAGTTCACACACACTCAGAAACACACTCCGAGAAACACACTCAGCTCACACGCACTCAGAAGCACACTCAAGATAAACAGCTCACACACAGAAGCACACTCGGAGAAACATTCAGCTCACACACACTCAGAAACACCCTCTGAGAAACACACTCAGCTCACACCCACTCAGAAGCACACTCAAACAGCTCACACAAGCACATTCAGAAAACACTCAGAAACACACTCAGCCCAAACTCAGAAATACACTCCGAGAAACACACTCAGCTCACACACTCAGAAGCACACTCTGAGAAACACGcagctcacacacacaaaaacagctCGCGCACACTCAAACACAAACACTCGGAGAAACACACTCAGAAGCACACTCAGCTCACACACACCCAGAGAAACACGCTCAGAGAAACACAACGCACAGGAAGAGGGAGGAAACCAAGTGGGTGGTCTTGGAGGcctgggatgggggaggggaaggagagataCTGAGAAGGGGGAGACGGGAGCAGCAGAGGGAAAGATGcatggagagagaaacagagataaaGGCAGACGTAAGAGGAGGCAGAAAACACAGGCCAAAAGGAGGTGGATGAAAGGACAGTACAGAGAAACACACATCTAGAGAAATAGAGGCGACCCTGACAATtacccccttccccccaccctaCCTCTCACAAAATCAGAGATACACACAGATGAAGGAGGCAGATGCCAACCTTCTCATCTTTGTGGTCCAGCGAGCTCCAGGTGGGAGAGCAGCTCTGTGAGCCCTTTGAGAAAGGCCTCCTTGGCACTTTAAGCCAGGCACATCCCAACCTTGTCTACCTAGCAAAGTCCTGCgcatccttcaaaacccagctcaAGCATCAGCACTCCTGTGGAAGTGTCAGTACCCAGAAAGTGTCATGCAAACACATTTACTCTCCTTTCTGTGTTCTTCTGCAGGAAGCACAGGCACATGGAGTTGAAGTGGTTTGTCACGTGTCTGCCTCTCCCACCAGCTTCTTAAGATCAGGGTCTCTGTCTTATCCGTCGCCAATCTCCATTGCATGATGCATAGTAGATGGTCAATAAATACTCAGTGAATGGTGACTGAGAGGGTTTGAGCCCTGCAATATACGGAGGATAGAATTAAGTGCAAATAGAGGAAAAGCACCATCCTGGTATTGTACCAGGACTCCTAAGTCAGTGTGTCCTTTTTTCACGTGGAGAAATTAAAGCCCAGAGAGGGGAGAATGCTTGAACAAAGAGAGGCAAGCAGGAGGCCTGCAATGAAGTAACAGTGAATATGTACTTCTGTGAGATGCCTTTGTTCTTCTGGCTTATGAGTTTAAAATAGGTGTGAAAGACCCctgttcttcagtttctttctccaGAGGCAGCTACTGTTAATCAAGTtacgtgtgtgtttgtgcgtATCTATGTGttcataccaaaaaaaattcTGTGCACACACTAGTGTATACAAATGCATGGacttctttcattcttcttttgtatacaaataattctatgagaaaaagaaatagatgtgAAAGAGTCTCCTGAGTGAAAACAGGCAAGAGGCAATGGACACTTTAATGCCAGTTCTAAGTTTCCAGTATTGAAACCGACAATTAGAACTCTTTTCAGAACCTTTACAGTCTTCTTTCTTCCTTGGTAAGGAAAAGTATAGTGAATGCCCATCTCAGTTTAAGTGGATGGCTTTCTGCCTCCTGACTGCATATTGGACAAATTCTGTaacctccctgaacctcagtttcctcaactgtaaaatggggttgcTAATGTCCACTTCATAAGATTGTTGTTGGGAAAGTTTGAACAAAGTACCTGGTGCAGAGTAGATCCTCAGTAAATACAGTTTcatctttcctcttctttaatgGGTGTTCTTCTGTGCATGTGTTTATGGATGTGAAAACAACTGCTagttaaaatgtttctttttgtctagggtttaaaaagctattttaaggccaggcgtggtgtctcatgcctgtaatcccagcactttcggaggcccgaggcgggtagatcacttgaggtcaggagttcaagactagcctggtcaacatggtgaaacaccatctctactaaaaatacaaaaaattagctgggtgtggtggtgggcacctgtaatcccagctacttgggaggctgaggcaggagaatcgcttgaacccaggaggtggaggttgtagtgagccgagattgcgctattgtactccagcctgggcgacagagctagactccatctcaaaaaaaaaaaaaaaaaagctatcttaGTCCAGTTGGGAGCAAATTCTTCTGATAAAGGAAAAGGCAAATTTAGGGCACAGCATAATATGTACCTTGGTTCTCTTTAGGCCCTCAGATCTCTGCAGGTGTCGTGGAGGAACCTGCCATCCTCTCCCCCAATTTGCCACTTCCAGCAGGTAAGACCCACCTATCCCACTCTCTTTCATGGCTTGTTGACCAGGTCTGATCTGACTTCATGTTCTCTCAAGCTTTATCCCATGAGGAGGATGTGAGCGGGACTGAGTCAGGAGTCCTCCGGAAGCATGGAGACCGTGGTGATTGTTGCCATAGGTGTGCTGGCCACCATCTTTCTGGCTTCGTTTGCAGCCTTGGTGCTGGTTTGCAGGCAGCGCTACTGCCGGCCGCGAGACCTGCTGCAGCGCTATGATTCTAAGTGAGTGAGCCcatggaaggcaaggaggacgGGTGGGCTCCAactgaagaaaaagagaggaacaCATAGTTCAGTGTTGGGCAACTCTAACTCAGCTTTTTGGTTCTAAAATGGTACCTGCAGGTGTCCTTCCCTATAAAGACCTCACAGTTTAAGAATGTTCCTTAAGCCTCCCAACATCCTGAGTCACCTCCTTCTCTGCTTCCTGAGCCAGGAAGAAAGTCACTGAATATGAACATGTTCACCTAGCATAAAAGCTCAGCCATCTGTCTCAAACTGGCCACCTCACTTAGCAGTTGGACCAGCCAAATCACTTTCCAGCCAGACCCAGAGGAACAGAAATCAGATGCCCACACTCTGCCCATACATCTAAGCAACAAACATTTGGTTTTGTGAAATCCCAACTTAGGACTGTCTCTCTCTTTgcacagcagatttttttttttttttttttccgaggtggagtttcgctcttacctcccaggctggagtgcgatggtgcaatcttggctcactgcagcctccgctccccgggttcaagtgattctcctgctccagcctcccatgtagctgggattacaggcatgcaccaccatgctcagctaatttttgtatttttagtagaggtggagtttctccatgttggccaggttggtcttgaactcctgacttcaggtgatctgcccgcctcagcttcccaaagtgctgggattacaggcatgagccaccatgctcggcctgcCCAGCAGATTTATTTGTGATGCATtgtatgtgaaatatattttgtaagcaggattttattttcaatttagggATGTTTTAATTGATAGACCCTGTAGGGTTAACCCTTAGTTTTTCTCATCCTTCTGTCTTAATCCTATCGGCATCTCTGTCAAGTGATTCATAATTTATAAATGCCCATTTATATGATCCAGGAAAGCTTTTCTATTGAACAGAATGCCATGGTATCTCATTTTCTAAAGTACCCTGTTATAAAATTTGAggtgtttttacttctttcacttTTCCAGTGTTACTAGGAAAAGGCAGGGATATAGGGATGGACCAAAGTGGTTCACAAGAGTTATTCTGCAGACCAGGTAGGGAGCCCACGTAGGTTTGGGTAATAGGAACCACCGCCTCTCTATAAAATGTAGGATTAAAGGGAAAATATGTTATAGAAGGATATAATTTTGTCCTGAAGGGATATCCCTAACATCTTTGTAATCAGGTAGTTACACCCTACTCTTTCTGACTCCATTTGTGACTTATCTGACTCCATTtcactttgcttttgttttagtgCCCCCGGCCTGCCTCCCCAACTCACTGTCTAGCCACGTGCCCTGCCCTGAACTGCAGCCCCACTAGGCTTAGGTTGGGACAAGTGGTCTCTGCTCTAGCTTATCGactcccttccttcttttatgGTGTATGTGGGCCTCAGTGAGGAGAGGGTCAGCAGCAGTCACCCACCATGAAACCATTTGACGGGGGCCTTTTCTTCCAGGCCCATTGTGGACCTCATCGGTGCAATGGAGACCCAGTCTGAGCCCTCTGAGTTAGAACTGGATGACGTCGTTATCACCAACCCCCACATTGAGGCCATTCTGGAGAATGAAGACTGGATCGAAGATGCCTCGTAAGGCCATGGGAACTGTTTGCTTTTCCACGGCCCCCCGGGCTTCTGGCAAATGGTGCCCTTTGCTGGCGTCCTTTGCCAGAGTACTTAGCTGGCATTCAAGAACAGTCACTCTGTTACTTGCTGCTCTTTCCTGTGCCTTTAGTGTGGGGGGAAATCAGAATATGACTTGAAAGTGTTTGTCCTTTTCTTCTCTGCCCACATTTTGTAGACCTGAACACTGCGGCCTATAGATGTGTGGCAAAGGTTGTTATAAAGTCACCCTGGTGTGCTTGGGTTATCCTTGAGGTGCCCATAAATTTGGCTCAGGCTCCAGAGATGCAGCTTTTTTCTTTAGGATCTCAGGGATCTCTCCATCCAACAGGGCCCCCTACATTTTGAGAAGTGGCTGCTACTTCATTGCCTTATCCATTTAGCCATCCATTCCCTGGGCACATGTTTATGGGGCATTATGTTCAGGGTATTGGGTCAGGTGCTGCAGATACTGAAACAGTTGAGAAGACAGTTATAGTCAGTATCACAGAAACTGTAAGAGATCCCTGCATACAGTGCAGTAGGCACATGGAGAAGGCAGTGTCTAGGTTTGCCTGGGTTGGGGCGGTTGAGCTGGATCTCACGGAATATTATCACAGAGGAGGTGCCTTTTGACTTGGGTCTTGAAAGATGAGGAGGAGTTCCCCAGGTTGAGCACAGGGGAAGGACACAttgggcagagggaacagtctACCAGAAACTTGAGAGTTATAATAAAGCATGACTCACTAGGCACACAGTGGAGCTTGCTGGAAGAGTAGATTGGgtgcagggaggggaagggaggggaggtgcTCCCTCGTTTAACTCATGGGCTGGTCCATTTTGACACTGAGGCATTCCCACTCTCAGTGGTTGGTATTTGGCTGTGCCCACTGGTCAGGGCGAGTTGAAGTGCAAGGGTGGGAGCTGGAGGGTGGTGAGCCCCTCCAGATGAGCACTGATGACTTCTTCTTGTTTTCCTAGGGGTCTCATGTCCCACTGCATTGCCATCTTGAAGGTAAACCTCTCTCATTTCTCTGTGGGATAAAGGGGAGTCGAAAAGCACCGCTGTGCGTGGACGGAGTAGAACAGGACCTTAGAAAGGGCACTGACCCCTCGCAAGAGGCCTTTCCTTAACTTGACACTTGGAATTTTTgtgatttccttcctttcctgcctGGACTGGCTGTTTACAGAATCTCAAGGCTGTTTCAAAGGCTTTATTTCATCTGGTTCTCTTAATTCAATGACCTGCGGGAAAGACAGCCTAGGTACACAGCCACCATTTCACCCCTTATGGAGAAAGCTGTGTGTGCCTGAGACCATGTAGCTGCCAAGAGAAATGGGGTTTCCCTGCTTCCCCCTGCACACTTTTTTTCACTAACAGAGAGTTCAGGCCTGTACAGTGAGTTTCTTTCTGTATTTGGATTTCTACTGTGACTACAAAGTCATCACTAGCCCTCTTTGGCTGTGACCATAGTCAGCCAGATGGGACAATCAGTGTTAAAAAACCAAAGCAGGCATACTTCAATCTGAAGGCAGAGGATTTTTTCTTTGAGTGCCTGGAATCTTTGAAAAATTGCATCCAATTTGCATTTTGggtgattttatggttttagcatttgttttcatttcttgtctGTTAATATCCTACCTAATAGAATAATAGCTATACTGAAATATTCGGCCAGTTGCAAAtatcaggtttttgtttttttttacatcaGTAACCTGGGTAATCACACATTTACCTCTTTGACTAGTAAATATTCAAGATTTCAAAAGAGAcaactttgtcttttctttagtGACATTCAGTAGAAGACACtattaataaaatgttctttaCCCCACTTCTTCTTTGGCTGTCTCTCTCAGGGGATGGATAAATGCCTACTAGGAAGTTATTATCTCAGAGTCCAGGTTTAGTTAATTCCGAGAGGCTCTTTGGATATACAAATATGGCTGTAGATATAAATATGGTTATTGATAGAGCTAGTTAGGCGTAATGACTAGAGGATAATGCTATACTACATTTCCCTTCTCCCAGCCAAGATGTGTCCTGGGCCTCGGTTTTGTCTCCTGTTCTTATCTATTAGGAGGATAAATGGCATCTGTGGTGTGAGATGAATCAGCTGGAGGGAGTCGTGTTGAATTGGAATCAGTGTCTACCCGGGGAACCTCAGATCAAAGGAGAGGGCTTCTAAGTCCCCTCTTGGGATCTTAAGACACTTTTGCTAGGTCACCCGCCCTTGAGTCTCTGTGGTGGGAGCTGGGAGAGGGGTCTGGGCTAACTCCCGGGTGGACCTTTGGGCTTCTTTCTGCTCTCTACTGTCCAGTTCCAAGTATAGGTCAGGTAGAGGTGCTTTCTTGCCATGGATAGAGACGCACCCATGTTGGTTGGTTCTAGCATGGGGAGGCCTGGAAAGGGGAAGCAAGCTCTGGGGTGGCCAGCTCTGTGGGTGGACAATGAGGAAGACTGTATGTCAGTCTTGCCTTTTCCCTGCTTTTCCTAAGGTCTTTTCATCATCAGCTTGACAAACATGCTAATATATTACCTGAGACCATTGTTGAAATAAGTGCTGTTCTTGGAGCATGTGCTCAAAGGGAACAATGCCCCTTTGTTCAGCCCCATTCCTGAGGGTGCCCTGCTGGAGATATTTATTCTTGTGCAAGTCTAAACCATGAGatgaaggaatagaaaaagaaagtagctTTTTCCCCTAAGCGAGAAGGTGAAATTGGAGCACATGATTTTTCTCAGACAGATTATTTCAGCTTAGGCTTCCCAGAGCCCACACCCTGCCCTTGATCTGTGGCTCCCACCCCAGGTCCTCTCCCAGCCATGCCCTTGCCTTTTGCCACTTCCCACCCGTTTCCTCTCATCTCTGTACTTTTCACATCTGGCCATTAGGTTGGGCCAGCTGCAGTGGGACTCATGGCAGGGCTGATTTGTCTTGAGGGGTGGTGGTGAGGCCCTGAGTGGAGCCAGGTCAGCCCTCATCTCTCTTCTCCCTGCCGCATTAGATTTGTCACACTCTGACAGAGAAGCTTGTTGCCATGACGATGGGCTCTGGGGCCAAGATGAAGACTTCAGCCAGTGTCAGCGACATCATTGTGGTGGCCAAGCGGATCAGCCCCAGGTGAGCGATTGGCGGCCTCGAGGTCCCCACACTCCATGAGGGAAGAGAGGGGCTGGATGCTGGGGTAGCCGCAGAGCTGGGCTCTTCTTTAAAATAGTGCAGAGGCAACTTCAGCTATTTGTTTCCCACACATTTTCAGAATGACCAGGAGGGTTTAGATATCGAGACTTCCCAGCTAAGTTGTGCTCCCACCATCCTCACCTGCAGCATGACCCGTCTGAGAGGGCTTTGAGGAAGCTCCAGCAGGTGCCTAGTCCTGACCCTGTCCTAGACTCTGCCTTGCATAGCCCGTGGTGGCCCCTCTTTCCCAGCCACACACCAGCTCCCCTTGCCACACCTTCCTCCCAGGCCAGCATTTCACACAGACGCCCACACCCCTGTCTCTGCCTGAATCTGTATTGGAGACTAGCTTGGGGGACCCACTCCGGCTATGCCCACTGCTCCATCCCTGGCCCAGGTCAGCAGCCTCCAGCACTGGGTGGGAGCTGAAGCCATATGGCATTCAACCTCCCAAATTCCAGGCTGACTGCGAAATCCCGTGTGGGAGGCAACCAGCAGGATTGCAGTCAACAGCTACACCCCCTCATTTGGGCTTGATttcctgaagaaaaataaagcccttTTCTTAGAGCCAAGGGCTGTACTAAGTTTGTGCTGCCACCTGGTGGCTGGTATGCTGACATGCCAAAGCAGAGGGTTTTCCCCGCCAGCCACCTGGCCCACCCGGGAGGGCACTTCTGTGTGCCTGGTGAAACAATGGCACTGCTGTAAGTTCCAGGGACCCACACGTTCCTTGTTGCCATGGCCCCGGGTAAATCACGAGGAACCAGCCCTTTCTCTGCCTCAAGATTAACCAAATAAAAACGACCAGTTTCCTGAGTCGCCACGTGAGTTCCTTTGAGGGAAGACACGACCTGGTCAGCTTGAACTCGGTTCAGGCAGTTCGTGAGTTGAGAGAGTGGGAGGGAGATAATCCAGGGAGGGACTCAGCCCAGAACAGTTCCCGGCTTTCTCTGGAGTTGCTCCAGTGGGGTGTAGCTACATGGTCAGCTCCTGGCTTTATAAGAACCCACGTCCCAGGCTCGGGGTGGGCACTGCGCATTCCTTCcccattatttgtttttatttatttatttttgagatgaaatctcgctctgtcacccaggctggagtgcggtggtgtgatcttggctcactgcaaccccaacctcctgggttcaagagattctcctgcctcagccccctgagtagctgggactataggcacgtgctgccttgcccagctaatttttgtgtttttagtagagatgg harbors:
- the TMEM98 gene encoding transmembrane protein 98, with translation METVVIVAIGVLATIFLASFAALVLVCRQRYCRPRDLLQRYDSKPIVDLIGAMETQSEPSELELDDVVITNPHIEAILENEDWIEDASGLMSHCIAILKICHTLTEKLVAMTMGSGAKMKTSASVSDIIVVAKRISPRVDDVVKSMYPPLDPKLLDARTTALLLSVSHLVLVTRNACHLTGGLDWIDQSLSAAEEHLEVLREAALASEPEKGLPGPEGFLQEQSAI